Proteins encoded together in one Chelonoidis abingdonii isolate Lonesome George chromosome 1, CheloAbing_2.0, whole genome shotgun sequence window:
- the NDUFA6 gene encoding NADH dehydrogenase [ubiquinone] 1 alpha subcomplex subunit 6, whose translation MAAAGAGKVAKAAGAAAKPIFSRDLGEAKRRVRELYRAWYREVPNAVHLYQLDISVKQGRDKVREMFMKNAHVTDPRVIDILVIKGKMELQETTRVWKQRTHIMRFFHETETPRPKDFLSKFYAGHDP comes from the exons ATGGCGGCGGCCGGGGCCGGGAAGGTGGCGAAGGCGGCGGGCGCTGCGGCGAAGCCGATCTTCAGCCGGGACCTGGGCGAGGCGAAGCGGCGGGTGCGGGAGCTCTACCGCGCCTGGTACCGGGAGGTGCCCAATGCCG TACATCTATACCAGTTGGACATCTCAGTGAAACAGGGGCGTGATAAGGTGCGGGAGATGTTCATGAAGAATGCCCATGTCACAGACCCCAGAGTGATTGACATACTGGTTATAAAG GGGAAAATGGAACTACAGGAAACTACTCGTGTATGGAAGCAGCGGACACACATCATGAGGTTTTTCCATGAGACAGAAACTCCACGACCCAAGGACTTTCTGTCCAAGTTCTATGCGGGCCATGACCCTTGA